The genomic stretch ATGATCAGTGTAACTGTCGACGACGGCCCCTGTGAGGGGGGTGCCACCATAGATGGTGAGGCCGTCGGGGTGTTCTTCAACGCGGGCACCCAGTTGGGCAAGCTGGCTGGCCATAACGGCGATGCGATCGCACTCCTTCACCCGCAATTCTTCGGCGTCAGTGATTACCGTGGTGCCCTCGGCAAACAGAGCTGCCACCGCCAAAATCGGCACCTCGTCGATCATGCGGGGGATCAGATCGCCGCTCAAAGTGGTGGCCTTAAGGCGGCTGTGGCGTACCCGCAGATCGGCCACGGGTTCTCCGGTAACCTCACGCAGATTCTCTAAGGTGATGTCGGCTTCCATGGCTTCTAGGGCGTCGAGAATGCCGGTGCGAGTGGGGTTGATGCCCACATTCTCAATGACTAGATCGGAGCCGGGGGTAATGGCTCCAGCTACCAGCCAAAAGGCAGCCGAGCTGATGTCGCCAGGTACCACCACGGTTTGCCCGGTGAGGGTGGCTGGTCCGCGCACGGTGACGCTACAGGTGTCGGCGTCTACGGCAATGTCGGCCCCAAAGGCTCGCAGCATACGCTCGCTGTGGTCGCGCGACAGGCTGGGCTCAGTGACAGTGGTTTCGCCCTCGGTCAGCAGCCCGGCCAGCAAAATGCAGGACTTGATCTGGGCGGAGGCCACGGGGGAGCGGTAGTGGATGGGTTTAAGAGACTGCCCCCGCACCGCTAGGGGAGCAAGGCGGTTGTTCTGCCGGCCCCAAATCTCTGCGCCCATCTGACTGAGGGGTTTAATCACCCGGTCCATGGGGCGCGATCGCAGTGAACCATCGCCCGTGACTGCAAAATAGCGATCGGGGTGGGACGCCAGCAGCCCCAGCATCAGCCGCAGGGTGGTGCCTGAATTTCCGGCGTTGAGCACGTCCGCCGGTTCTTGCAAATTGCCTAAACCCACTCCCTGCACCGTTACCCATTCGTCTTCAAGCGATGACATGGTAACGCCCATGGCTTGAAAGCAGGCGGCGGTGCTGCGCGGATCTTCACCCAGCAGCAGGCCCTGAATGCGAGTTTCACCTTTGGCAATCGCTCCTAGCATCAGCGATCGGTGGGAAATTGACTTATCCCCCGGCACCCGCACCCGGCCCCGCAGCGCCACCCCATCGTCAGGGAATTCAAGAGTCAGGGTTTGATGTGGGGCAGCGTCAGTCAACTCAATGCGGGCAGTCATGGCAGCGGTAATAAAAGCCGATGCTGATCGTACCCTATTGCAGTCCGGCCTAGGAGGCCACTATAGAGGTCTTGGGGCGAGCAAAAATCATCCGCCCAGCGGAGGTTTGCAGTGACCCTGTCACCACCACCTCTAGCTCTTCGCCAATATAGTCGCGGCCTTCTTCGACCACGACCATGGTGCCGTCGTTCAGGTAGCCCACACCCTGGGAAGGCTCTTTGCCTTCTTTGAGAATCTTCAGGTCAATGTCGTCACCGGGCAAATAGGCAGGACGAATAGCCTGGGCTAGATCGTTGATGTTGAGGACTTCGACATCTTGGAAGCTGGCGACTTTGTTGAGGTTGTAGTCGTTGGTGAGCAACATGGCGTTGAGTTCCTGGGCCAGCTTCACCAGCTTGGCATCCACGGTGGGGATGTCGTCGTAGTCGACGGAGTTGATCAACAGGCGGTTGGGGTAGGACTCGCGAATGCGGTTGAGCACATCCAGCCCACGCCGACCGCGATCGCGCTTTTGGTCATTGCTGGCATCGGCCACATTCTGAAGCTCTTGCAGCACAAACTGGGGCACCAGCAGCTGCCCCTCCAAAAAGCCCGTCTCCATTAACCCTTCGATGCGGCCATCGATAATGCAGCTGGTGTCAAGCACCTTGGTTTTGCTGGGCTTGAGGGTGCCCTCGGCCACCAAGGTTGACTCCAGCGTGCTGGGGCTGATCAGGCGCAGCAGCGATCGCCCGTGGGTATCGGCTAGGTTCATGCCTGACACCGCAAACAGCACGCTGCCTAGTACCGCCGTCATCGGCTTAATAAAGCCAAACTCTGAGGGAATGGGCAGCAAAAACAACGGCGCCAGCATCAGGTTGGCGATTAGCAGGCCCAGCACCAGACCCACGGCGCGGGTGAGAATGCGATCGGGCGGTAGTTCTTTAACCTGGCGTTCTAGACGGCGGTAGCTGGTCTGCATGACCAAGCCCAAGCCAGTGCCAATCAGCCCACCGAACACGGCGGTTACCGCACCCAGCGCCTCAATATTGGTGACCTGCTGCAAAATCGGCTGGGGCAGCAGATCAATGCTGTAGAACCCAATGCCCGCCCCGGCCAGGATAAATGAAAATATAATCAGTGCGTCTAGCATGGTGGTCTGCGGCTCTGGCCTTGATTTTGCAGCGGGTAGAGGCTGAGTGCCTATCCCTCTCAGTGTACTCCCCTGGATCAAAAGCAACCGATGAAACGCCACTAGGGGAGCCAGGTTGGCAAAAGTATACCGCTAATGCCCATCTTCCTAGCCGCCCCACCGGCTCTGCAATAATGGGGGGGTTACTGCACTTGCGTTCTTCATGGCTTTGCCCTTTTTGCGATCGGCGGTGGTTCAACTGACGGCCTATACCCCTCATGTTGAGTCGGCAGACGACCCATCCCCAGCTAGTTTCGACATTCTTGATACCAACGAGTGCCCCTACGACCTGCCTGAGGCGCTCAAAGAAAAGCTGGCCTGGCACCTGCACCACGATGTCGCCGCCAACCGCTACCCCGACGGTGGGCATGGGGCGTTGAAGAGCGCGATCGCCCAGTACGTCACCGAATCCGCCAGCGGAACCGCGGTTAGCGCCGCTCATATCTCCGTCGGCAATGGTTCTGACGAACTGATTCGCTCGCTGCTGATCGCCACCTGCATTGGGGGTGAAGGGTCGGTGCTGGTAGCCAATCCCACCTTTTCGATGTACGGCATTCTCGCCCGCACCCTAGGCATTCCGGTGGTGACGGTGGAGCGGAGCGAGGAAACTTTTGAGGTGGATCTGGCGGCGGCGCAGCAGGCGATCGACTCTCCCTCAGAATTGCCGGTGCGAGTTGTGTTTATGGTGCACCCCAACTCTCCCACGGGCAACGCCCTCACCGCCGCAGAGTTGGATTGGCTCAGATCTTTGCCTCCCGAGATCTTGGTTGTGGTGGATGAGGCCTATTTTGAATTCAGCCAGCAAACCACCGTGGCTGAGGTGCTGCCTCGGCCCAACTGGGTGGTGATGCGAACCTTCTCGAAAGCCTTTCGCCTAGCGGCTTACCGGGTGGGTTATACAGTGGCGAGCTCAGAGTTGACTCAAGCGCTTGAGAAAGTGCGACTGCCCTACAACCTGCCCAGCCTCACCCAAGCGGCGGCTCAACTGGCTCTAGCTCACCGGCAGGAGCTATTGGCGGTGGTGCCTGAGATTCAGCAGCAGCGGCGGGAATTAGCGGCGGCGATCGCCCAACACACCCCCTTACATCTCTGGCCCAGCGACGCCAACTTTCTCTACGGGCGACTGCCAGTGCCCTCTGGCCAATCCCCAAACGCAGAGCTAGAGCGCTGGTTCAACTGTCTGCGCAGGCAGGGAACGCTGGTGCGCCACACGGGCGGCGGTCTAAGAATTACTATCGGCACTCCGGCGGAGAATCAGCGAACTTTAGCTCACATGCAGCAGCTGTAGGATTCTCCGCCGAAATCCTGTCCAGCACCAGCAATGTAGTTGGGCAAATGCCATTTGCCCCTACACTAGGGCGCGGGCGCGGCGAACGGTGTAGGGAAGCACGCCTACTAGCAGGGCAAAGGCCTCGTCGGGCACGTTATCGACAATGTTCTGGTCAAAGTAGCTCTTGAACTGTTCGAGGATGAGCTGGGCACGATCGATGGGCACCGGCTTGTCGGTAAAATTCTGGGTTAGCCGCACCCACTGCAGGCGAATTTTGAGGGCTTTTTGCTGGGCCTCGGCTGACTCGGGAGAAATTAGCGACAGGCTGCCCAGGGGAATCACGGCTCGGCAATCGGCATCCAAGCCACCACCCACGGCGGCACCAGGGCCAGCAAATTCGGTGTAAAACTCTTTGTGGATAATCAAACCGTTGCGACGGCGGCTGTTGACAACCCACAGTTCGCCGCCGCGAATCCTAGCCAGAATGTCATCTTCCTCTGACAGCAGGCCAGACTCAAAAAATGGGTTTGACAGGCTATCCACTGGGCTAACGGCGTAGGGACGCATAGGCCGAGATGCCGCAGAAAATCCAGGGGAGTGCAGAGAACTCCCGTATCTAGGTCCTGGAATATTCTGCTCAAAATTGGAGATCATCCCCGTCACATAGTAGCGACAACAGCTCAATTAGCTACAGTCTTGGGTTCTTTTTGGGTGCTCTGATTACAGAGGTGCCCAGGCCTTCATTCTAGGGTAAACGCCTACCAGACCCTCCGTGAAGTGTTTAGCTACGCTGAAGTAGGGATAAATTTCTCTGCTTGTAGCTTGATGTTTCTGTGAAGTTGCCCGGTTGGACTAGGGCTTGGTTGGATGAGTCGGCAGCTGTAGGGTTTTATGCATCATCAGCCGACGGGCCTGTAGCCCTAGCCACGAGGCTGGTGAGTCTTCGGTCTGCACGACTGAAAATCCGGCCTTGCGGTAAAGCGCTCGGGCTGCCAAGTTGTCTTCCATGACGTGGAGTTGCAGCTCACGGATACCCCACCGTTGCGCCACCTGTTCGCACGATCGCAGCAGGGTAAGAGCAACGCCCTGCCGCCTAAAGGTTTGATCTACAGCCAGATTTGAAATGTAGACATGGCGATCGCCCTGCCAGGGCCAGGGCTGGCGTAGCGAGGCTTCAACAGTGCCAGCAACTGCCTCTTCATTGCTTGCAATAGAACCTGCGGTGGGGATAGCGACGGCAGCTAGGCAAGCGTAGCGAGGCGACTGGGCCTTGAGTCGCTGCTTTAGATCTTCGTAAATGCCGAGTCGAATGAAGGGATATACCCACTGCCGCCAGCCATCGCGATCATAAAAGCTGGCGGTGAGCACATCGGTAAGGCGATCGAGGTCGCGCAAAGTGGCTGTGCGAACGTGCGGCTGGGGTGCTGCCGAGGCCGAAAGGGGAGAAATATTTGGGTCGGCCTGTACCATGAGCCTCTGCGGCAAACACAACTACTGCCAGCGCTGCCGTTCGCGGAGCGAGTGCGCAGCACTTAACCGGACGTTGGCCATCGCCTTAGCAGTCAATATACCCTTCTCTCCCTGCTCAAGGGGTACGATCTAGAGAATCGTTTTATTTACAGCTCGACAACGCTGATACTGCCTTTGGTCTGCCCTAGCGAGGGCATCGCTAGCTATGGCCAACTCTCCATTTCTGACGACCTTTGCCCGCCACCGCGACCCCAAGCTGCTGTGGCCAGTGGCCGCTGTAGCCTCAGTGCTAACCCACGGCCTGGCCCTGGGCATGGTACGGACTCTTGCTATTCAAACCCCTACCCTGCCCGAGGGCGAAGTGGCTCCGTTACCCATTCAGCTAGTGGAGTTGTCTGCCGAGCAGGCTGCCCCTGGACCGACCGCTGAAGACACAGGTGCCGCATCCTTGGCTGAAGCCTCGATCGCAGCAGTGCCATCGACAGATGCCGCTACGCCCCTAGCGGCTCAAGCCGTCCCAGCCGCAGAGGCTCCGTCTGTTACCCCCCTGCCCCCGACGCCAGAACCGTCGGTTGCACCAGCCCCTCAGCCAGCGGCTCCTCCAGTGGATAGTCCGCCGGTTGCACCAGCCCCTCAGCCTACTCCCGCTCCAGCGACATCGGCACCACCTGTGGCTTCAGCTCCCCCCCGTCCAGAGCCAGTGGTGCCCGCCCCGGAGGTCAGCCGACCGCCAGGAGCAGAGGGCTCGCCTGGGGTGGAGAATCCTGCCCCCGTTGCGCCGCCACCGTCGGCACCCCCAGGGAATGCCGCACCGGGTGGAGCTGAAGGACAGGGCGGACAGGTGGTGCCCGTGGGTCTTCGCCTTGATCCCAATGGCAGGGATATTCCTGAAACGGCTCCCCAGCTGTTAAATACCAGCGCCATTGCCATGCGGCCTTTGGCATCGAGCTGTGGGTTTGCCAACCTAGACGCGCTGCTGGCGGGAGTTCCGGCTGCCTCGGTGCAAATGCAAATTCGGGTGGAGCCTAACGGCGAAATTTCCAACGTTCGGTTGCTACAGGGCACGGGCAGCAGCGCGGTGGATGATTTGGTGGGTTGCGTAGTGCGGCAGCGTCTACGCCTGCAACCGGCTAGCTCGGCTGGGGTGTCTCAGCTGACGGACGCGTTTATTTTGGATGCTCAGATTCAGTTCTAGCAATGCCTACAGTGGACGGGGCTTTTGCATGCCGGTAGTGGAGTTTTTAGGAAAGTAATTTTGGGACGACAGCGCAACAACCTCGATTTTTACGATCAGCAGGCTGCCCACTGGTGGGACGAAACCGCCACCATTGCGCCGCTCAATCGCTTGAATCCACTGAGGTTCAAATATTTTGATCGGGTCATACCCCACTGGAAAGAGCTGAGGGTGCTGGATGTGGGCTGTGGCGGGGGCTTTACCTGCGAGTTTTTGGCTCACCAACAGGCTCAGGTGTGGGGGCTAGACCAGTCGGCCAGCTGTATTGCGGCAGCTCAGACCCATGCCGAGGCGGAGGGCTGGCCGATTACCTACTGCCAGGGCGTGGCAGAAGCGCTGCCCTTTGAGGCAGCTGCCTTTGATGTGGTGGTCTGTGTGGATGTGCTAGAGCATGTGGCCGACCCTCTGAAATCGGTGCAGGAAATCAGCCGGGTGCTGAGACCTGGCGGGTTGTTTTGCTTTGACACGATCAACCGCACGGCGCGATCGCGCTTAGTCATGATCTGGCTGCTAGAGAACATCCTGCGCCAGATTCCGGTGGGCATTCACGACTGGGAGAAGTTCATCACCCCCGATGAGCTGCGCGCCATGCTGGCCCAGGCGGGCTTTGGGGAAGTGAAGATGGCTGGCTTCAATATGTTTGGCAGCACGGTGAGGGAAGTGGTGGCGGCCTATCGGCTGTATCAGACGGCGGGCAAGTTTGAGGCGCGCTTCGATGAGGATATGCGAGTGATGTATATCGGCACGGCAGTAAAAGGGGGTGCGGAGCAGGTGGGTGAGTGGGGTTAACGTCCGTGCGGATGGTGTAAATGGTTGGTGTCGTTGAAGCGTCTGATGCGCCACAGTTCGCTATTGAGGCGGTTGGGGCCAGTTTGGGGCCAGCGATCGCGATCGATCCAAAACTCAAACAGGGCGGTGTTGGCCATGGGCAGCCCCCAAGCGCGATCGCAGCCCATCAGGCAGGCAATCACATGCTGCAAAATCCAGTGGTGGCCGACGACGAGAACGCGATCGCCGTTGCGGTGACGCTCGATCAGCCCATCCACCACCCGCTGGGCTCGGTTGTGGCCCTGCTCTAGGGTTTCAGCCTGCGGAATGGGCTGCCAGTCGAGGCTGGTTTCGAGCTGGTGGCAGAGGTCGGGATGGCGATCGCAAGCTTCAGCCCAGGTCAGACCGGTAAAGATGCCGGCGTCGTATTCTCTGAGGTCATCCAGCAGGGTCACGGGCACTGTCTGACCAAAGGCTTGGAGCGTTCCTGCGATCGCAGCCTGTGGGGCTGAATTCGGTTC from Leptolyngbya subtilissima AS-A7 encodes the following:
- a CDS encoding GNAT family N-acetyltransferase, translating into MVQADPNISPLSASAAPQPHVRTATLRDLDRLTDVLTASFYDRDGWRQWVYPFIRLGIYEDLKQRLKAQSPRYACLAAVAIPTAGSIASNEEAVAGTVEASLRQPWPWQGDRHVYISNLAVDQTFRRQGVALTLLRSCEQVAQRWGIRELQLHVMEDNLAARALYRKAGFSVVQTEDSPASWLGLQARRLMMHKTLQLPTHPTKP
- a CDS encoding PIN/TRAM domain-containing protein → MLDALIIFSFILAGAGIGFYSIDLLPQPILQQVTNIEALGAVTAVFGGLIGTGLGLVMQTSYRRLERQVKELPPDRILTRAVGLVLGLLIANLMLAPLFLLPIPSEFGFIKPMTAVLGSVLFAVSGMNLADTHGRSLLRLISPSTLESTLVAEGTLKPSKTKVLDTSCIIDGRIEGLMETGFLEGQLLVPQFVLQELQNVADASNDQKRDRGRRGLDVLNRIRESYPNRLLINSVDYDDIPTVDAKLVKLAQELNAMLLTNDYNLNKVASFQDVEVLNINDLAQAIRPAYLPGDDIDLKILKEGKEPSQGVGYLNDGTMVVVEEGRDYIGEELEVVVTGSLQTSAGRMIFARPKTSIVAS
- a CDS encoding histidine phosphatase family protein produces the protein MTVLKLLLVRHGQSVGNTEGRMEGCSSTGLTPLGVEQSRRLGQHLATTGWHPTHIYCSPLARSTTTLAEIINGLGKEAFQAVNEPNSAPQAAIAGTLQAFGQTVPVTLLDDLREYDAGIFTGLTWAEACDRHPDLCHQLETSLDWQPIPQAETLEQGHNRAQRVVDGLIERHRNGDRVLVVGHHWILQHVIACLMGCDRAWGLPMANTALFEFWIDRDRWPQTGPNRLNSELWRIRRFNDTNHLHHPHGR
- a CDS encoding histidinol-phosphate transaminase, with product MALPFLRSAVVQLTAYTPHVESADDPSPASFDILDTNECPYDLPEALKEKLAWHLHHDVAANRYPDGGHGALKSAIAQYVTESASGTAVSAAHISVGNGSDELIRSLLIATCIGGEGSVLVANPTFSMYGILARTLGIPVVTVERSEETFEVDLAAAQQAIDSPSELPVRVVFMVHPNSPTGNALTAAELDWLRSLPPEILVVVDEAYFEFSQQTTVAEVLPRPNWVVMRTFSKAFRLAAYRVGYTVASSELTQALEKVRLPYNLPSLTQAAAQLALAHRQELLAVVPEIQQQRRELAAAIAQHTPLHLWPSDANFLYGRLPVPSGQSPNAELERWFNCLRRQGTLVRHTGGGLRITIGTPAENQRTLAHMQQL
- the aroA gene encoding 3-phosphoshikimate 1-carboxyvinyltransferase encodes the protein MTARIELTDAAPHQTLTLEFPDDGVALRGRVRVPGDKSISHRSLMLGAIAKGETRIQGLLLGEDPRSTAACFQAMGVTMSSLEDEWVTVQGVGLGNLQEPADVLNAGNSGTTLRLMLGLLASHPDRYFAVTGDGSLRSRPMDRVIKPLSQMGAEIWGRQNNRLAPLAVRGQSLKPIHYRSPVASAQIKSCILLAGLLTEGETTVTEPSLSRDHSERMLRAFGADIAVDADTCSVTVRGPATLTGQTVVVPGDISSAAFWLVAGAITPGSDLVIENVGINPTRTGILDALEAMEADITLENLREVTGEPVADLRVRHSRLKATTLSGDLIPRMIDEVPILAVAALFAEGTTVITDAEELRVKECDRIAVMASQLAQLGARVEEHPDGLTIYGGTPLTGAVVDSYTDHRVAMSLAIAALRVKGSMQVQRAEAAAVSYPSFTATLAELCGLSLD
- the ubiG gene encoding bifunctional 2-polyprenyl-6-hydroxyphenol methylase/3-demethylubiquinol 3-O-methyltransferase UbiG, whose product is MGRQRNNLDFYDQQAAHWWDETATIAPLNRLNPLRFKYFDRVIPHWKELRVLDVGCGGGFTCEFLAHQQAQVWGLDQSASCIAAAQTHAEAEGWPITYCQGVAEALPFEAAAFDVVVCVDVLEHVADPLKSVQEISRVLRPGGLFCFDTINRTARSRLVMIWLLENILRQIPVGIHDWEKFITPDELRAMLAQAGFGEVKMAGFNMFGSTVREVVAAYRLYQTAGKFEARFDEDMRVMYIGTAVKGGAEQVGEWG